The following are encoded in a window of Pseudomonadota bacterium genomic DNA:
- a CDS encoding patatin-like phospholipase family protein, whose product MGITIVQRSDLERPRPRGCRALILAGGAITGGSFMAGGLRALNRYIEGAGVGDFDVFVGISSGSMLAAALAAGISPESMIKSLDGTSSHFSQLTAWHCYRPNVAEIVSRPLKFFLRAAMWLPGGVVRVAQRHDEWRHGILGSVWRFVLDPSRGNYDDMMVPLLEMLDAGDFPSLLALLPSGLFDNGPIESYFRENIERNRLTNDFCEAARITGKRLYISAVRLDGARRVVFGADEEDSLTISEAIQASTALPGFYKPAHIGGEDYVDGGVQETANIDTAVEKGAKLIVCYNPFRPYDPELFVKGMSRRRRSGKRLATDGIATVLNQILRAFFHARLAVAVRRFREDPSFDGDIILIEPRGGDEAYFSLNPMLLRNRIAAAKLGFESVRASIGENFDGISRIMAAHGIRMNRSKVDEEYTRITRPGVSEREIQRLLEGREIKAKREKHGGSTPVTSHESRVTKKAKLKKRKTR is encoded by the coding sequence ATGGGCATAACCATCGTACAGAGGAGCGACCTGGAGAGGCCAAGGCCGCGCGGCTGCCGCGCGCTGATCCTCGCCGGCGGAGCGATAACCGGCGGCTCCTTCATGGCCGGAGGGCTCAGGGCGCTCAACCGCTACATCGAGGGCGCGGGGGTGGGCGACTTCGACGTGTTCGTGGGGATCAGCTCCGGCAGCATGCTCGCCGCGGCGCTGGCGGCCGGGATCTCGCCCGAGTCCATGATCAAGAGCCTGGACGGCACCTCGAGCCACTTCTCCCAGCTGACCGCGTGGCACTGCTACAGGCCCAACGTCGCTGAGATCGTGTCGAGGCCGCTCAAGTTCTTCCTCCGGGCCGCCATGTGGCTCCCCGGAGGCGTCGTGCGCGTGGCGCAGAGGCACGACGAGTGGAGGCACGGGATACTGGGTTCCGTCTGGCGATTCGTGCTCGACCCCTCGCGCGGGAACTACGACGACATGATGGTCCCGCTCCTTGAGATGCTAGATGCGGGCGATTTCCCTTCTCTGCTCGCGCTGCTCCCGTCGGGGCTCTTCGACAACGGCCCGATCGAGTCCTACTTCCGCGAGAACATAGAGCGCAACAGGCTCACCAACGACTTCTGCGAGGCGGCGCGCATCACCGGCAAGCGGCTCTACATATCGGCGGTGCGGCTCGACGGCGCGCGCAGGGTGGTCTTCGGCGCGGACGAGGAGGACTCGCTCACGATCTCCGAGGCGATACAGGCCTCCACCGCGCTGCCGGGCTTCTACAAACCCGCGCACATAGGCGGGGAGGACTACGTGGACGGAGGGGTGCAGGAGACAGCCAACATCGACACCGCGGTGGAGAAGGGCGCCAAGCTCATCGTCTGCTACAACCCCTTCCGCCCCTACGATCCCGAGCTGTTCGTGAAGGGCATGAGCCGCCGCCGCAGGAGCGGAAAGAGGCTGGCGACCGACGGGATAGCGACCGTGCTCAACCAGATCCTGCGCGCGTTCTTCCACGCGAGGCTCGCTGTGGCGGTGAGGCGCTTCCGTGAGGACCCGTCGTTCGACGGCGACATCATCCTCATCGAGCCCAGGGGAGGGGACGAGGCGTACTTCTCCCTCAACCCCATGCTCCTTCGGAACCGCATAGCTGCGGCGAAGCTCGGCTTCGAGTCGGTGCGCGCCTCGATCGGTGAGAACTTCGACGGCATCTCGAGGATCATGGCGGCCCACGGGATCAGGATGAACAGGTCAAAGGTCGACGAGGAGTACACGAGGATCACCCGGCCGGGCGTGAGCGAGCGGGAGATACAGAGGCTCCTCGAGGGGCGCGAGATCAAGGCGAAGCGCGAGAAGCATGGCGGGAGCACGCCAGTCACGAGTCACGAGTCACGAGTCACGAAGAAGGCCAAGTTAAAGAAAAGGAAGACGAGGTGA